A single Mustela lutreola isolate mMusLut2 chromosome X, mMusLut2.pri, whole genome shotgun sequence DNA region contains:
- the GABRQ gene encoding gamma-aminobutyric acid receptor subunit theta encodes MGIRGMLRAAVLLLLIRTWLAEGHDPSPTPEFHFELSPTVPEVVLSLFNCKNCANEAVVHKILDRVLSKYDVRLRPNFGGAPVPVGISMYVSSIEQISEMTMDYTITMFFHQTWKDPRLAYHETNLNLTLDYRMLEKLWVPDCYFLNSKDAFVHDITVENRVFQLHPDGTVRYGMRLTTTAACSLDLQKFPLDKQACKLEVESYGYTVEDIVLYWEGDGNAIQGTEQLHIPQFSFLGKTMSSKEMAFYTGSYVRLILRFLVQREITSYLVQIYWPTVLTTVVSWISFWMNYESSAARVTVGLTSMLILNAINSHLWDKLPQVACIKAIDIYMVVCFFFVFLSLLEYVSINYLFYSRGRSRRTQRRHRRARRVMARYRYQEVMVQGDQISIEDESGSLSSRPVQACLASLESLSSLISIPGQAPLATSESLSSLSSLSEQAWTGSRESLSDRPSTSEQALHRNGFHFSGSETDDGVICPEIHNRADAHGHADTRDPEDPKENLSSDESHGHGPRGRYLLVYGHRCVQEASYSLEEIRIESGYLDLEKQRRRDLDSTWSLNVDGLPGFDQDKDSNSESDDSRPPSPRCSFSEVFSSTLFDPDYVPQVDTWSRILFPLAFVVFNMVYWAYHLY; translated from the exons CAAAAATTGTGCCAATGAAGCTGTGGTTCACAAGATTTTGGACAGGGTGCTGTCGAAATACGATGTCCGTCTGAGGCCAAATTTTGGAG GTGCCCCTGTGCCCGTGGGAATATCTATGTATGTCTCCAGTATTGAGCAGATCTCGGAAATGACTATG GACTATACGATCACAATGTTTTTTCATCAAACCTGGAAAGATCCACGTTTAGCATACCATGAGACCAACCTGAACTTGACCCTGGACTATCGGATGCTGGAGAAGTTGTGGGTCCCTGACTGCTACTTTCTAAATAGCAAGGATGCTTTTGTGCATGACATAACTGTGGAAAATCGCGTGTTTCAGCTTCACCCAGATGGAACAGTGCGGTATGGCATGCG ACTTACCACCACGGCAGCTTGTTCCCTGGATCTGCAGAAATTCCCTCTGGACAAGCAGGCCTGCAAGCTGGAAGTGGAGAGCT atGGCTACACGGTTGAAGACATTGTGTTATACTGGGAAGGCGATGGGAATGCCATCCAGGGGACTGAGCAGCTGCACATTCCTCAGTTCAGCTTCCTGGGCAAGACGATGTCCAGCAAAGAGATGGCTTTCTACACAG GTTCCTATGTGCGCCTGATACTGAGGTTCCTGGTCCAGAGGGAAATCACCAGCTACCTTGTGCAGATCTATTGGCCTACTGTTCTCACCACTGTTGTCTCTTGGATATCGTTTTGGATGAACTATGAATCTTCTGCAGCCAGGGTGACAGTTG GTCTGACGTCGATGCTCATCCTGAACGCCATCAACTCTCATCTGTGGGATAAACTCCCCCAAGTGGCCTGTATTAAGGCCATCGACATCTATATGGTCGTATGCTTCTTCTTCGTGTTCCTGTCCTTGCTGGAGTATGTCTCCATCAACTATCTTTTCTACAGCCGAGGACGATCCAGGCGCACCCAAAGGCGACACAGGAGAGCCCGAAGAGTCATGGCCCGCTACCGCTACCAGGAAGTGATGGTGCAG GGTGACCAGATTAGCATAGAAGACGAAAGTGGCTCTCTTTCCTCCAGACCAGTGCAGGCCTGCCTGGCAAGCCTAGAAAGCCTCAGCTCTTTGATCTCCATCCCAGGGCAGGCCCCATTGGCCACCTCAGAAAGCCTTAGCTCACTTTCTTCTCTCTCGGAGCAGGCCTGGACGGGCTCTAGGGAAAGCCTGAGTGATCGCCCCTCCACCTCAGAGCAGGCCCTGCACAGGAATGGCTTTCACTTTAGTGGTTCTGAGACTGATGACGGTGTTATTTGTCCTGAAATCCACAACCGTGCTGACGCCCATGGCCATGCTGATACTCGTGACCCAGAAGATCCCAAAGAGAACTTGAGCTCGGATGAGAGTCATGGCCATGGCCCTAGGGGCAGGTATCTGCTTGTCTATGGCCACAGGTGTGTGCAGGAAGCAAGCTACAGCCTTGAGGAGATCCGTA TTGAGAGTGGCTACCTTGACCTTGAGAAGCAACGTAGGCGTGATCTTGATAGTACCTGGAGCCTTAATGTGGATGGGCTCCCAGGCTTTGACCAAGACAAGGACAGTAACTCAGAGTCTGATGACAGTCGCCCCCCGAGTCCTAGGTGCTCCTTCAGCGAAGTGTTCTCCTCCACGCTCTTTGACCCTGACTATGTCCCTCAGGTCGACACGTGGTCCCGGATCCTCTTCCCTCTTGCCTTTGTGGTGTTCAACATGGTCTACTGGGCATATCATCTCTATTAG